A single region of the Epinephelus fuscoguttatus linkage group LG14, E.fuscoguttatus.final_Chr_v1 genome encodes:
- the mycla gene encoding protein L-Myc-1a: protein MEFDCYQHYFLDDFDREEDFYKSTAPSEDIWKKFELLPTPPMSPTRTLSGGALHLSPGDKLNWLSKVLGQDEECEGQFIPDTEELFGNLSSIIIQDCMWSSFSASKQLEKVNGRVSAAAQTGVSPVAQISVRPSKAQCVSPSGPHAASATDCVDPAAVLTFPASSCRKPASSGSESRSDSSDDDEEIDVVTVESKQNRVRLVNVRKPVTITVRADPCPKRFHMSVHRQQHNYAARSPDSEPEPEEEEEDEDEEYEEEPQSKRSCTGSSHQSGSSAGASLPGSPSDSPQNSDAEDTDRRRNHNFLERKRRNDLRSRFLALRDQIPGLESAKTPKVAILTQATEYLADLHTREKRQLQEKKRLRSRQQQLLRRLSELKRS from the exons ATGGAGTTCGACTGTTACCAGCACTATTTCCTCGATGATTTCGACAGAGAGGAGGATTTTTACAAGTCGACCGCACCGAGTGAGGACATATGGAAAAAGTTCGAGCTGCTGCCCACCCCTCCCATGTCTCCCACCCGGACTCTGAGCGGTGGTGCCCTGCACCTCTCCCCGGGAGACAAGCTCAACTGGCTGTCCAAAGTCCTGGGGCAGGACGAGGAGTGCGAGGGTCAGTTCATCCCGGACACGGAGGAGCTTTTCGGGAACCTCAGCTCCATCATCATCCAGGACTGCATGTGGAGTAGTTTCTCTGCCAGCAAGCAGCTGGAGAAGGTCAACGGGAGAGTGTCGGCTGCGGCACAGACCGGTGTCTCCCCGGTGGCTCAGATCTCCGTGAGACCGAGCAAAGCGCAGTGCGTCTCTCCCAGTGGCCCGCACGCCGCCTCGGCGACAGACTGCGTCGACCCCGCGGCTGTTCTCACCTTCCCGGCAAGCAGCTGCAGAAAGCCGGCGTCGTCTGGCTCCGAGTCTCGCTCTGATTCCTCTG atgatgatgaggagatCGACGTGGTCACCGTGGAGAGCAAGCAGAACCGGGTGCGGCTGGTGAACGTCAGAAAACCAGTGACCATAACAGTCCGGGCTGACCCCTGCCCCAAACGCTTCCACATGTCCGTCCAccggcagcagcacaactaTGCCGCCCGCTCCCCAGACAGTGAACCAGAacccgaggaggaggaggaggatgaagatgaggagTATGAAGAAGAGCCCCAAAGCAAGCGTTCCTGCACAGGATCCAGTCATCAGTCAGGCTCTTCTGCTGGTGCCTCCCTGCCTGGCTCCCCCTCAGATAGTCCCCAGAACTCAGACGCAGAGGACACTGACCGCAGGCGGAACCACAACTTCCtcgagaggaagaggaggaacgaTCTTCGGTCCCGTTTCCTCGCCCTGCGGGATCAAATTCCCGGTTTGGAGTCGGCAAAGACTCCAAAGGTGGCCATCCTGACCCAGGCGACAGAGTACCTGGCGGACCTGCACACGAGGGAGAAACGGCAGCTCCAGGAGAAGAAGCGCCTCAGATCccgacagcagcagctcctccgCAGACTCTCTGAACTGAAGCGCTCTTGA